From Thermogemmata fonticola, one genomic window encodes:
- the dapA gene encoding 4-hydroxy-tetrahydrodipicolinate synthase: MSQSIQQPPRGIIPPLVTPFRDDEDLDLPRLRWLIDWQISSGVDAIFILGTTGEFYALDEAEKQAVTVTAVAHCRGRVPVWVGVSAESTREVLRLTQMAQREGADGVSVLTPYFIKPNQQELYDHFRRVAENTSLPVVLYNNPATCGGLNIEAPTVARLVEHHRNIVGIKDSSGDLQNTIELIRLTPAERFSVLNGRDTLIFAALQAGAQGAIPATANIAPELCVGIYQSFRRGDWEQARQCQARLHPIRMAMSLSTGNGMIKEAMALLGRSCGPNRRPIAPLSEDKRQLLRKILEQAGLNPLASALPAG; this comes from the coding sequence ATGAGCCAAAGCATACAGCAGCCGCCCCGCGGAATTATCCCGCCCTTAGTGACTCCATTTCGTGATGACGAAGATTTGGACCTTCCCCGCTTGCGGTGGTTGATTGATTGGCAGATCAGCAGTGGTGTGGACGCCATCTTCATCTTAGGCACCACGGGCGAGTTCTATGCCTTGGACGAGGCGGAAAAGCAAGCGGTGACAGTCACGGCCGTTGCTCATTGCCGCGGGAGGGTTCCTGTTTGGGTGGGCGTCAGTGCAGAATCGACACGAGAAGTCCTACGCTTGACTCAGATGGCGCAACGCGAGGGTGCCGACGGAGTTTCTGTTTTGACCCCCTACTTCATTAAGCCCAACCAACAGGAATTGTACGATCACTTTCGCCGGGTAGCAGAAAACACCTCCCTGCCGGTGGTGTTGTATAACAATCCGGCAACCTGCGGCGGCCTGAACATCGAAGCCCCTACCGTTGCTCGCCTTGTGGAGCATCACCGCAACATCGTCGGAATCAAGGACAGTTCCGGTGATTTGCAAAACACAATCGAGCTGATTCGGTTAACACCGGCGGAGCGGTTTAGCGTCCTCAACGGTCGAGACACGTTGATCTTCGCAGCCCTGCAAGCTGGCGCCCAAGGAGCGATTCCCGCGACCGCCAACATCGCACCGGAACTATGCGTCGGGATTTACCAGAGCTTTCGCCGCGGAGATTGGGAGCAAGCCCGGCAGTGTCAGGCTCGGCTTCACCCGATCCGCATGGCCATGTCCTTGAGTACAGGCAACGGAATGATCAAGGAAGCTATGGCTTTGCTTGGCCGTTCCTGCGGTCCTAACCGCCGCCCGATTGCACCGCTGAGCGAAGACAAAAGGCAACTGCTCCGCAAAATCCTAGAGCAAGCCGGGTTGAACCCTCTCGCTTCTGCGTTACCCGCAGGATAG